In a genomic window of Meleagris gallopavo isolate NT-WF06-2002-E0010 breed Aviagen turkey brand Nicholas breeding stock chromosome 1, Turkey_5.1, whole genome shotgun sequence:
- the KCNA1 gene encoding LOW QUALITY PROTEIN: potassium voltage-gated channel subfamily A member 1 (The sequence of the model RefSeq protein was modified relative to this genomic sequence to represent the inferred CDS: inserted 1 base in 1 codon), producing the protein MTVMAGENMDETSVXTWTPQDSYQPAAHDDHECCERVVINIAGLRFETQLKTLAQFPNTLLGNPKKRMRYFDPLRNEYFFDRNRPSFDAILYYYQSGGRLRRPVNVPLDMFSEEIKFYELGEEAMEKFREDEGFIKDEERPLPEGEYQRQVWLLFEYPESSGPARVIAIVSVMVILISIVIFCLETLPELKEDKEYTVHRTDNTTQVYKSNIFTDPFFVVETLCIIWFSFELVVRFFACPSKTEFFKNIMNFIDIVAIIPYFITLGTEMAEREGTQKGEQATSLAILRVIRLVRVFRIFKLSRHSKGLQILGQTLKASMRELGLLIFFLFIGVILFSSAVYFAEAEEPESHFTSIPDAFWWAVVSMTTVGYGDMYPVTIGGKIVGSLCAIAGVLTIALPVPVIVSNFNYFYHRETEGEEQAQLLHVSSPNLASDSDLSRRSSSTISKSEYMEIEEDMNNSIDNFREANLRTGNCTVANQNYVNKSKLLTDV; encoded by the exons ATGACTGTGATGGCTGGAGAGAACATGGATGAGACTTCTG CTACCTGGACACCCCAGGATAGCTATCAGCCTGCTGCCCATGATGACCATGAATGCTGTGAGCGTGTAGTGATAAACATTGCTGGACTACGCTTTGAGACGCAGCTAAAGACCTTAGCCCAGTTCCCCAACACACTGCTGGGCAACCCCAAGAAGCGCATGCGGTACTTCGACCCTTTGCGCAATGAGTACTTCTTTGATCGAAACAGGCCCAGCTTTGATGCCATCCTCTACTACTATCAGTCTGGGGGACGGCTTCGCAGGCCAGTCAATGTTCCCTTGGACATGTTCTCTGAGGAAATCAAATTTTATGAGCTGGGTGAGGAAGCCATGGAGAAGTTCCGGGAAGATGAAGGGTTCATCAAAGATGAGGAGAGACCCTTGCCAGAGGGAGAGTACCAGCGCCAAGTATGGCTCCTCTTTGAGTATCCAGAAAGCTCTGGGCCTGCAAGGGTCATTGCAATAGTCTCTGTCATGGTGATCCTCATCTCCATTGTGATCTTCTGCCTAGAGACATTACCTGAGCTGAAGGAGGACAAGGAATATACAGTGCATCGTACTGACAACACCACTCAGGTCTACAAATCCAACATCTTCACAGATCCCTTCTTTGTTGTGGAGACCCTATGCATCATCTGGTTCTCCTTTGAGCTGGTGGTGCGTTTCTTTGCTTGCCCCAGCAAGACTGAATTCTTCAAGAATATAATGAACTTCATTGACATTGTGGCCATCATCCCTTACTTCATCACCTTGGGCACTGAGATGGCTGAGCGGGAGGGGACTCAGAAGGGAGAGCAGGCCACCTCCTTGGCCATTCTGAGAGTCATCAGACTGGTAAGAGTCTTTCGAATCTTCAAACTCTCCCGGCACTCTAAGGGCCTCCAGATTCTGGGACAAACCCTCAAAGCAAGTATGAGAGAGCTAGGTTTACTaatcttcttcctcttcattgGGGTAATCTTGTTCTCTAGTGCGGTGTATTTTGCAGAGGCTGAAGAACCTGAGTCTCATTTCACAAGTATCCCCGATGCTTTCTGGTGGGCGGTGGTATCCATGACCACTGTGGGCTATGGTGACATGTACCCTGTGACAATTGGAGGCAAAATCGTAGGCTCCTTGTGTGCCATCGCTGGTGTGCTGACAATTGCCCTGCCTGTACCTGTCATCGTGTCCAACTTCAACTACTTCTACCACcgagaaacagaaggggaagaaCAGGCTCAGTTACTTCATGTTAGCTCCCCAAATTTAGCATCTGACAGTGATCTCAGTCGCCGCAGCTCTTCCACTATCAGCAAATCTGAGTATATGGAAATCGAAGAGGATATGAATAATAGCATAGACAATTTTAGGGAGGCTAATCTCAGAACTGGCAACTGCACTGTAGCCAACCAAAACTATGTTAATAAAAGCAAGCTGCTGACTGATGTATAA